The Streptomyces luteogriseus genome includes a window with the following:
- a CDS encoding futalosine hydrolase, with protein sequence MATAVSVERDAVAQAFPGHGGFEVIAAGVGPALAAASTASALTAAALKGAPYGLVVSAGIGGGFQPEAPVGSLVVADGIVAADLGAETEDGFLPVTELGFGTVLHEPSADLVRRVAENAGARTGAVLTVSTVTGTAARAAVLRERHPTALAEAMEGFGVAEAAAAQGVPVLEIRAISNPVGPRDRAAWRIGEALAALTEGFGKLAPVLESWNRHDS encoded by the coding sequence GTGGCCACCGCAGTCTCCGTGGAGAGGGACGCGGTGGCTCAGGCCTTTCCCGGCCACGGCGGGTTTGAGGTGATCGCCGCCGGTGTCGGGCCCGCGCTCGCCGCCGCCTCCACCGCCTCCGCGCTCACCGCCGCCGCCCTGAAGGGCGCGCCCTACGGCCTGGTCGTGTCGGCCGGGATCGGGGGCGGGTTCCAGCCCGAGGCGCCGGTGGGGTCGCTCGTGGTCGCCGACGGGATCGTCGCGGCCGATCTGGGGGCCGAGACCGAGGACGGGTTCCTTCCGGTGACCGAGCTCGGGTTCGGGACGGTCCTGCACGAGCCGTCGGCGGATCTCGTCCGGCGGGTCGCCGAGAACGCCGGGGCGAGGACCGGGGCCGTGCTCACGGTGTCGACCGTGACCGGGACGGCCGCCCGGGCCGCCGTGCTGCGGGAGCGGCACCCCACCGCCCTCGCCGAGGCCATGGAGGGCTTCGGCGTCGCCGAGGCCGCCGCCGCGCAGGGGGTGCCCGTGCTGGAGATCCGCGCGATCTCCAATCCCGTCGGGCCGCGTGACCGCGCCGCATGGCGGATCGGCGAGGCTCTGGCAGCCTTGACCGAGGGGTTCGGGAAGCTCGCGCCCGTACTGGAGAGTTGGAACCGGCATGACAGTTGA
- a CDS encoding DUF2771 domain-containing protein, translating to MNTLQSVVRRRRAVAVAGVVSAGLLVLSACDKPTPMATVTVGSDSVNSEATCGGEGDALKPSDLSGCLKNKGIKSISVDPDETVRFGVDPEIADNGWTILMNGQPLTDSSTKTYRTIPGSVFFNAQYGAQGNSTLVSIKEGDKDTSGLWNFKLKKDA from the coding sequence ATGAACACGTTGCAATCCGTTGTGCGACGCCGCCGCGCCGTCGCCGTCGCCGGTGTCGTATCCGCCGGACTGCTCGTCCTGTCTGCCTGTGACAAGCCGACGCCGATGGCCACGGTCACCGTGGGCAGCGACTCGGTGAACTCCGAGGCCACCTGCGGCGGCGAGGGCGACGCCCTGAAGCCGTCCGACCTCTCCGGGTGCCTGAAGAACAAGGGCATCAAGAGCATCTCCGTCGACCCCGACGAGACGGTGCGCTTCGGTGTCGACCCCGAGATCGCCGACAACGGCTGGACGATCCTGATGAACGGTCAGCCGCTGACCGACTCCAGCACGAAGACCTACCGCACGATTCCGGGCAGCGTGTTCTTCAACGCCCAGTACGGCGCGCAGGGCAACTCGACGCTGGTCTCCATCAAGGAAGGCGACAAGGACACCTCCGGGCTCTGGAACTTCAAGCTCAAGAAGGACGCCTGA
- a CDS encoding MFS transporter, whose translation MAAAKTPPGATGTGGSKGVKGSSRLNGPGRLRGSFRAVGRALHFPVTGTARGIRKATHAHGAGESGLGKLIELHGVNGAGDVMITVALASTVFFSVPTDEARGRVALYLAITMAPFTLLAPVIGPLLDRIPHGRRAAMAGAMLARALLAIVLSGAVVSGGLELYPAALGVLVSSKAYGVVRSAVVPRLLPPRFSLVKANSRVTLGGLLATGIAAPIGAGLQQIGPRWPLFGAFVLFVAGTILSFTLPPKVDSAKGEDRALLAADEQHLHGPHRQPVKRPGLRTVGPAVTHALAANAAIRCLTGFLIFFLAFLLREHPVSGQSAAVSLGIVGVSAGVGNALGTAVGAWLRSRAPEIIIVTVVAGVAGAAITAAVFFGAVLVAALAAIAGFAQALAKLSLDALIQRDVPESVRTSAFARSETLLQMSWVLGGAVGIAMPLNGTAGLAVGAAIVGVGWLTTVRGLIDSARRGGPGRARVA comes from the coding sequence GTGGCAGCCGCGAAGACACCCCCGGGCGCCACCGGGACCGGTGGGTCGAAAGGGGTCAAGGGAAGCAGCCGACTGAACGGACCGGGCCGTCTGCGCGGCTCCTTCCGTGCGGTCGGCCGTGCCCTGCACTTCCCCGTGACCGGCACGGCCCGCGGTATCCGCAAGGCCACCCACGCGCACGGCGCCGGCGAGTCCGGCCTCGGCAAGCTGATCGAACTGCACGGCGTGAACGGCGCCGGCGACGTCATGATCACCGTCGCCCTGGCCTCCACGGTCTTCTTCTCCGTGCCCACCGACGAGGCCCGCGGCCGCGTCGCTCTGTATCTCGCCATCACCATGGCGCCCTTCACCCTCCTCGCGCCCGTCATCGGCCCGCTCCTCGACCGCATCCCGCACGGCCGCCGTGCCGCGATGGCCGGCGCGATGCTGGCCCGGGCGCTGCTCGCGATCGTCCTGTCCGGCGCGGTCGTCAGCGGCGGCCTGGAGCTCTATCCGGCCGCGCTGGGTGTCCTTGTCTCGTCGAAGGCGTACGGCGTGGTCAGAAGCGCCGTGGTGCCCCGGCTGCTGCCACCGCGCTTCTCCCTGGTGAAGGCCAACTCGCGGGTCACCCTCGGCGGCCTCCTCGCCACCGGCATCGCCGCGCCCATCGGCGCCGGACTCCAGCAGATCGGGCCGCGCTGGCCCCTTTTCGGCGCCTTCGTGCTGTTCGTCGCGGGGACGATCCTGTCGTTCACGCTGCCGCCGAAGGTCGACTCCGCCAAGGGCGAGGACCGCGCCCTGCTGGCCGCGGACGAGCAGCACCTGCACGGGCCGCACCGGCAGCCCGTCAAGCGCCCCGGGCTGCGCACGGTCGGCCCGGCCGTCACCCACGCCCTGGCCGCCAACGCCGCCATCCGCTGTCTGACCGGGTTCCTGATCTTCTTCCTGGCGTTCCTGCTGCGCGAGCACCCGGTCTCCGGCCAGAGCGCCGCCGTGTCGCTGGGGATCGTCGGCGTGTCGGCGGGCGTGGGCAACGCGCTCGGTACGGCCGTCGGGGCGTGGCTGCGCTCCCGGGCGCCGGAGATCATCATCGTGACGGTCGTGGCGGGCGTGGCGGGCGCGGCGATCACGGCCGCGGTGTTCTTCGGCGCGGTCCTGGTGGCCGCTCTGGCGGCGATCGCCGGGTTCGCGCAGGCCCTGGCCAAGCTGTCGCTGGACGCGCTGATCCAGCGGGACGTGCCCGAGAGCGTGCGTACGTCGGCCTTCGCCCGCTCCGAGACGCTGCTGCAGATGTCCTGGGTGCTGGGCGGGGCGGTCGGCATCGCGATGCCGCTCAACGGCACGGCCGGGCTGGCGGTGGGCGCCGCGATCGTCGGCGTCGGGTGGCTGACGACCGTGCGGGGGCTGATCGACTCGGCCCGGCGCGGGGGCCCGGGGCGGGCGCGTGTGGCGTAG
- a CDS encoding DUF3027 domain-containing protein, with amino-acid sequence MSAATTRSRTPDRLCAEAVDLARAAAEEAAAPGIVGEHVGLISEGDRVVTHFFQCRELGYRGWRWAVTVARASRAKIVTVDEAALLPGPDAVLAPEWVPWSERLRPGDMGPGDLLPTDAEDLRLEPGYTGEDEPAPNVPVSHEMADLVEAEDADLTTGPSSGFTVAPLRGSIPAIAEELGMRRARVLSRYGLHTAADRWEEAFGPKTPMAQSAPAACVSCGFLVPIGGSLGQAFGACANEFSPADGRLVSLAYGCGGHSEAAVMPRPPQPAAPVIDETRVDPFPLRPSSDSGSVTPTADADSEDLGHS; translated from the coding sequence GTGAGCGCAGCGACAACGCGAAGCCGCACCCCTGACCGTCTGTGCGCCGAGGCCGTCGACCTCGCACGCGCCGCAGCCGAGGAGGCCGCCGCGCCGGGAATCGTCGGGGAGCATGTAGGCCTGATCTCCGAGGGGGACCGGGTCGTCACGCACTTCTTCCAGTGCCGGGAGCTCGGGTACCGGGGCTGGCGCTGGGCCGTGACGGTGGCCCGGGCGTCCCGGGCGAAGATCGTCACGGTGGACGAGGCCGCGCTGCTGCCCGGCCCGGACGCCGTGCTGGCGCCCGAGTGGGTGCCGTGGAGCGAACGGCTGCGGCCCGGCGACATGGGGCCGGGCGACCTGCTGCCCACCGACGCCGAGGACCTGCGGCTGGAGCCGGGCTACACGGGCGAGGACGAGCCCGCGCCGAACGTTCCCGTGTCGCACGAGATGGCCGACCTGGTGGAGGCGGAGGACGCGGATCTCACCACGGGCCCCTCGTCCGGCTTCACGGTCGCCCCCCTGCGCGGTTCGATCCCGGCGATCGCCGAGGAACTGGGCATGCGCCGGGCCCGCGTCCTGTCCCGCTACGGCCTGCACACCGCGGCCGACCGCTGGGAGGAGGCGTTCGGCCCCAAGACGCCCATGGCCCAGTCGGCCCCGGCCGCCTGCGTCAGCTGCGGCTTCCTCGTCCCCATCGGCGGCTCCCTCGGCCAGGCCTTCGGCGCCTGCGCCAACGAGTTCTCCCCGGCCGACGGCCGCCTGGTCTCCCTCGCCTACGGCTGCGGCGGCCACTCCGAGGCCGCGGTCATGCCCCGCCCGCCCCAGCCGGCCGCCCCGGTCATCGACGAGACCCGCGTCGACCCGTTCCCGCTGCGCCCGTCCTCGGACTCGGGCTCGGTGACACCGACGGCGGACGCGGACTCGGAGGACCTGGGCCACTCGTAG